TGCGGGCGTAGGAAGTTTGAGGGGGTCTGACCCTAGTACGAGAGGACCGGGTTGGACGAGCCTCCGGTGTACCAGTTGTTCCGCCAGGAGCACCGCTGGGTAGCCGCGCTCGGTTGGGATAAGCGCTGAAAGCATCTAAGCGCGAAGCCTGCCTCAAGATGAGACTTCCCTTAAGGGCCGTGGGAGACTACCACGTTGATAGGCCGCAGGTGTACGCGCAGCAATGCGCTTAGCCGAGCGGTACTAATTGCCCGAACGAGCTCCGAGAGGGCCGCGCCCTTAGCGGGCAGACGCCGCTTCGTCCGAAGAATGTCAAAATCTAAAAGATATAAGATTTTAGACGCTAGATATTAGACGCTATATGAGGATTGAATGGCATATGCTATGAAGTCTAAGATCTAGGTGCTAAATACTAGGATCTAAAAGAAGACTTAGGTGGCTAGGCGGCGGGGCTCCACCCCTTCCCATTCCGAACAGGGCCGTTAAGCCCGCCAGCGCCGATGGTACTGCTACACCAAGCGGGAGAGTAGGTGGCCGCCAAACTTATAGGAGCCTCGATCTACTGATCGAGGCTTTTTTACAAAAAAAAGAAATCAGGCGATGTCCTAAACGGACGAATTGCCGAAAAGACTTAGGTGACTAGGCGGCGGGGCTCCACCCCTTCCCATTCCGAACAGGGCCGTTAAGCCCGCCAGCGCCGATGGTACTGCTACACCAAGCGGGAGAGTAGGTGGTCGCCAAACTTACAGAAGCCTCGATCGAAAGATCGGGGCTTTTTTTATTCCATTAAGAGGCCCATCTATCTTTATTCCGTTGCAGCTTTTGCTAGAGAGACGCATTGTAAGGTGTTTGCTCGAATCCCTGTGGGCTAAAAATATCATATTAGAATTGCCTTAGATTTATTTTTGGCCCAAACAACCTCCGAAAACATTTGTTACTTGCTGCAGGATGACGGCAGTAGGGTATATGCATTATACCTTCTTATAATCGAAATGCTGACTGTTAAATGGGTGGCATCAGTATACTAAAGGGAGTAGAGTTCTCGTTCATTTAATAAACAACCAAACTATGAATTTTTTAGCATCACTACTACTATCGGCGATGCTCTCGGTGCCATCGTTTTGGGGTACCAATATGGAGCAGGCGCAGCAGCAGGCAAAGCAGGAGAGTAAGCTTATTCTTCTCAACTTTTCGGGATCGGATTGGTGTGGTCCGTGCATGAAGCTTCGACGGGATGTCTTCGATTCGGACGAGTTCTTGGCCTACGCCAAGGATAAGCTGGTTCTGGTTAACGCCGATTTTCCGCGTCAGAAAAAGAACAGGCTCGATGCCGAGCAGGTTAAGCGCAACGAGGCGCTTGCCGAAAAGTATAATACTAAAGGTACGTTTCCCTACACGCTGCTGCTCGATGCCAACGGTCGTGTGCTGAAGACATGGGAGGGAAATTCCGGCTTAACTCCAAGCCAGTTTATCGACGAGCTAAAGCAGAGGTAATGCCTATGGAGCATGACGCAATGCAGCCAAAGATGTTTAGCCGTGCGCTCAAGCTAATGGGCAATCGGTTTGAGTTAAGCGTGGTGAGCGATAATGAGGAGTGGGCCAACCTTCGTATAGATGAGGGTGTGGCCGAAATTCAGCGTATTGAGCGGCTGCTGACAACCTTTAGCGACGATAGCCAAACCAACCAGATTAACCAAATGGCAGGCGTACAGCCCGTGATGGTGGATAGGGAGGTGTTCGATCTGATATATCGCTCGATAAGGATCTCGGAGCTGACGCAGGGGGCGTTCGATATCACCTACGGATCGCTTGATAAGCGATTCTGGAACTTCGATACGAAGATGACTTCGCTGCCCGATAGGGAGCTGGCCCGAAAGTCGGTTTCGCTGATAAACTATCGCAACGTGGTGCTCGACGCCCAAGATTGTACCGTCTTCCTGAAGGAAAAGGGGATGCGCATTGGTTTTGGCGGTATCGGCAAGGGGTACGGCGCCGATAGGGCTAAGCTGGTGATGCAGCAGAACGGCGTTACCAGCGGCGTGGTGAATGCTTCGGGCGATCTGACGGTGTGGGGAGCACAGCCTAACGGCGATGCCTGGACTATTGGCGTTGCCGATCCGAATTTGGCTAACGAATCATTTTCATCATTTAAAATTACCAATGCTTCGGTAGCCACATCGGGAAGCTACGAGAAGTTTGCAATCGTTGATGGCAAGCGTTACTCGCACACCATCGATCCGAAGACTGGATTCCCGGTTTCGGGGATAAAGAGCGTGACGATTATCACCAAGTCGGCCGAGCTGGCCGATGCCATGGCCACTCCCGTTACGGTGATGGGGGTGGAGGTTGGCTTAAACCTTATTAACCAGATGAAGGATATCGCCTGCATAGTTGTTACCGACGATGATAGGCTTTACTGCTCACGTAATATCAACATCAAATGAAAGCAGCAAAAGGAAGGATATGGCTGGGCGTAGTGGCCCTTTTGGTCATGGTGCTCCCGTCGTGCGTTAGCGTGAAGGGGTATCAGAAGATGTACATCAACGACTCGGAGATGGAGCTCTCCACCCGCAAGGTGCAGCTCCTGGAGCAGAATGTGCTGATGTACCGCGAGGGGGCCTCGGGGGCCAACGGAGGTAAAACGGGTGGTGGCTGCGGCTGCAACTAGTAACAATTAAAGCAGGCAACGCTTATGAAGAAATTTACGCTTTCGCTGTTGGGATTGTACCTGTCGGCCTTAATGGCTTTTGGGCAGGCGGCTAAGGATACAAGCAGCTACAAGTCGACTCCCCTGAAAATTGATGAGGTGAACTTTGTGTCGGGCTACTACTCGCAGGATGGCAACCACTCGGCCGTTACCGGGGGCGTTGGCACCGAGAGCCTGACGAACTTCTCCAACGTGATCGACCTTACCATGAGCAAGCGCAGCAGCTACAAGCTCCACACCTTTGGGGTGCAGCTGGGCATCGATCACTACACATCGGCATCGTCGGATATGATTGATGGCTGGAAGGGCGGAACGCTGCCTGCCGGAGGCTGGACAAAGGGCGATGATGTTGTTAATCCCAACGCTAATCCGTCGCTACTAAAGAGCAGCACCATCTCGAGGGCCTCGGGTGGCTCTACGCCAAGCGTGCAGACGGGCGCATCGAACGCCATCTACTCGCGCGCCTCTAGGGCCGATAACCACATCTATCCATCGCTGAGCTACACCTACAAGAACGAGCTGAAGCGCTTCCAGCTGGGGGCTAACCTTGCCTACTCGCACGAGTTCGACTACGAGAGCCGGGGCGCCACGCTGTCGTTTGCCAAGTTCTCCAAGGACGAGAACCGCGAGCTTGCGGTTAAGCTATCGGCCTACCTCGACGAGTGGAAGGTGATTATCCCCAAGGAGTTGCGCGATAATGTGGACTACTCCTCGATAATTGGCTACAGCTACAAGGGGGTGGTGGGCTACAGGGGCATTGTCCCGTACGGGTCGGGGTCGGAGAGCGATCCGGGGCCGGTTGCCCACTCGCCGCGCAACTCGTTCAACGCCTCGTTTGTGCTGTCGCAGGTGGTGAACCCGCGCCTGCAGCTGGCCCTCCTGCTGGATGTGGCCTACCAGCACGGGCTGCTCGGCACCAGCTACCAGCGCGTATGGTTTAACGACAACTCGCTGCGCTACGAGAATCTGCCCGACAGCCGCTTTAAGCTGCCCGTGGGCATTAGGGGAAGCTACTTCTTGGGTGATAGGGTTATCCTGAAGGGCTTCTACCGCTACTACTGGGACAACTGGGGCATACGGGCCAATACCGCCGAGCTGGAGCTGCCCGTTAAGCTCACCCCGTTCCTCTCGCTGGCCCCCTTTGGGCGCTACTACCAGCAGTCGGCGGCCAAGTACTTTGCGCCGTATAAGCAGCACGCCATCGACGAGCCCTACTACACCAGCGACTACGACCTCTCGAAGTTCGACAGCCAGAGCTACGGGCTGAACCTGCGCTTCACCTCGGCCGATGGCATTCTGGGGATGAGGGTATTCAACGCGGTAGAGGTGCGCTACGGCCACTACAACCGCTCCGATGGCTTATACTCCAACATGATTGCCGTTTCGCTTAAGTTTAAGTAGCGTAGCGGCACGCAAAAGGGGCCCCGCCGCTAGCGACGGGGCCCCTTTCTATATTCTACGTGTTGCTATTCGTTGCTGGATGTCTCGGCGGGAGTGTTGTTCTCCGACTCCATGGCCTTCTTCGCCTTGGCCTCCTCCTCCGCCTTCTTTTCGGCCTCCCACTCCTCCTGCATCCTGTCGAGCTTCAGCTGGTGGGCTGCGATCGACTTGCTCGAGAACTCTTCTGGGGGAAGGTCGAGGTACTCTATCGGGAAGTCGTACTCCAGCATGTTCAGCAGCCGGTATACCTCATCCTCGAACTGGCCGTAGTCCTTGTAGAGGATGTAGCCGTACATGATGATGCCGTCGGGGCTTAGGTTGAGGATTTGCCGGCAGCTGGCCAGCAGCGAGTTTTGGATGATGTCGAGGTACTCCTTGCGGCAGTCGTTGTACAGATCGGCTTCCTCGGTGGCCTCGCGGATGTGCTCCTGGTAGTGTAGCTCGCACTGCTCGGGGGAGAGGTTGGGGATGCTCTCGAAGAACGAGCGCTCTAGCAGGTGCGGCTCCATGGGCATGCCGCACAGGTTGACTATCCCCTCGAAGTCGCTATGCTTGGTGCGGAAGTCTACGCCTAGGCGATCCTCCACCAGCAGCTTTAGCAGCGAGGGGAGGGTTTCGGTGTCGGCCATGGAGGCAATCTTGTCGATCTCCTCCAGCATTCGGGGGTGCAGGTCGGTGTCGAACGCCTCGTACTGCCCGAGGATAACCTCGCGTATGGGCGCCTTTACCTCGCGCCAGAAGCGGAGGCATACCTTGTTGAAGAACAGCTCGGCCTCCATTACTGCTTCGGATGGCTTAAGCTTGTTCTGGAAGGTGTAGTAGCGGAGGTTTTCGTCGTACCAGGCCTCGAAGGGCGTCATCTCCTCCTCGTCCTCTAGGGCGTCGTCATCGTCATCGTCGTCGTCGTCGAACATAGCAGCGCGTTTTGGTAGTTTGGGCGGTGGGTGCCTTGTGCGCCAACCGCTTGCCCAAATATAGCTATTTTGTGGTGCTGGAGGCAACTTCTTCGCCTAATCCGCTAGAAAGCCTAGCTGGAGCATGATGTCGCGGGTCATTTTGGCTAGCGGACGCTTACCCACATCCTTTTTG
This window of the uncultured Acetobacteroides sp. genome carries:
- a CDS encoding thioredoxin family protein; this encodes MNFLASLLLSAMLSVPSFWGTNMEQAQQQAKQESKLILLNFSGSDWCGPCMKLRRDVFDSDEFLAYAKDKLVLVNADFPRQKKNRLDAEQVKRNEALAEKYNTKGTFPYTLLLDANGRVLKTWEGNSGLTPSQFIDELKQR
- a CDS encoding FAD:protein FMN transferase, translated to MEHDAMQPKMFSRALKLMGNRFELSVVSDNEEWANLRIDEGVAEIQRIERLLTTFSDDSQTNQINQMAGVQPVMVDREVFDLIYRSIRISELTQGAFDITYGSLDKRFWNFDTKMTSLPDRELARKSVSLINYRNVVLDAQDCTVFLKEKGMRIGFGGIGKGYGADRAKLVMQQNGVTSGVVNASGDLTVWGAQPNGDAWTIGVADPNLANESFSSFKITNASVATSGSYEKFAIVDGKRYSHTIDPKTGFPVSGIKSVTIITKSAELADAMATPVTVMGVEVGLNLINQMKDIACIVVTDDDRLYCSRNINIK
- a CDS encoding DUF4266 domain-containing protein, producing MKAAKGRIWLGVVALLVMVLPSCVSVKGYQKMYINDSEMELSTRKVQLLEQNVLMYREGASGANGGKTGGGCGCN
- a CDS encoding DUF3570 domain-containing protein — translated: MKKFTLSLLGLYLSALMAFGQAAKDTSSYKSTPLKIDEVNFVSGYYSQDGNHSAVTGGVGTESLTNFSNVIDLTMSKRSSYKLHTFGVQLGIDHYTSASSDMIDGWKGGTLPAGGWTKGDDVVNPNANPSLLKSSTISRASGGSTPSVQTGASNAIYSRASRADNHIYPSLSYTYKNELKRFQLGANLAYSHEFDYESRGATLSFAKFSKDENRELAVKLSAYLDEWKVIIPKELRDNVDYSSIIGYSYKGVVGYRGIVPYGSGSESDPGPVAHSPRNSFNASFVLSQVVNPRLQLALLLDVAYQHGLLGTSYQRVWFNDNSLRYENLPDSRFKLPVGIRGSYFLGDRVILKGFYRYYWDNWGIRANTAELELPVKLTPFLSLAPFGRYYQQSAAKYFAPYKQHAIDEPYYTSDYDLSKFDSQSYGLNLRFTSADGILGMRVFNAVEVRYGHYNRSDGLYSNMIAVSLKFK